In Phreatobacter cathodiphilus, the genomic window TCAAGGTCACCTTCACCGGCGGCCCCAAGCCGATCCGCGCCATCAACGGCGTCGACCTCGCCCTCGACCGCGGCGAGACCCTCGCCATCCTCGGCGAGTCCGGCTCCGGCAAGTCGGTGACGCTGCGCGCCATGCTCCGCCTCAACCCGGAGAAGCGGACGAAGGTCGAGGGTTCGATCACGGTGGCGAACCGGGACGTGCTGGCGCTCGGCCCGAAGGACCTGCAGGCCTTCCGCGGCCGCGACGTCTCGATGATCTTCCAGGAGCCGGCCCTCGCCCTCGACCCGGTCTATACGCTCGGCCACCAGATCGCCGAGACCATCGTCAAGCATGACGGCGGCTCCTGGGCCGATGCGAAGAAGCGGGCGCTCGATCTCTTCGAGCGTGTGCGCATCCCTTCGCCCGAGCGGCGCCTCGACAACTACCCCCACGAGATGTCCGGCGGCATGCGCCAGCGGGCGATGATCGCCCTGGCGCTCGCCTGCAATCCGAAGGTACTGCTCGCCGACGAGCCGACCACCGCCCTTGACGCCACCGTGCAGATCCAGATCCTGCTGCTGATCCGCGAGCTGCAGCGCGAGTTCGGCATTGCCGTCATCTTCGTCACCCACGACATCGGCGTTGCCGTCGAGGTCGCCGACCGTGTGGCCGTCATGTATGGCGGCCGCATCGTCGAAACCGGCCCGATCCGCGACATCCTGCGCAACCCGCGCCACCCCTATACGATCGGCCTCCTGAAGAGCCGCGCCCACGACGCCATGACCAAGGGCACGCGGCTCGACGCCATTCCCGGCTCGCCGCCCGACCTCGCCAACCTGCCGCCCGGCTGCTCCTTCGCACCGCGCTGCAAGCTGGCACTCCCCGCCTGCTCGGAAGCGACGCCAGAGCCGGTGGCGGTTGGTGCCGGCCACGAGGCGCGCTGCTTCAGGACCGATGCGACGGCGCCCGTCGCCGCCTAGGGCCCCCTGCGGTAGATGCCCGAAAAGCTGACGTTGAAGCCGCCGCACTGGCGGTTGTC contains:
- a CDS encoding ABC transporter ATP-binding protein, giving the protein MLTTPPLVDIRNLKVTFTGGPKPIRAINGVDLALDRGETLAILGESGSGKSVTLRAMLRLNPEKRTKVEGSITVANRDVLALGPKDLQAFRGRDVSMIFQEPALALDPVYTLGHQIAETIVKHDGGSWADAKKRALDLFERVRIPSPERRLDNYPHEMSGGMRQRAMIALALACNPKVLLADEPTTALDATVQIQILLLIRELQREFGIAVIFVTHDIGVAVEVADRVAVMYGGRIVETGPIRDILRNPRHPYTIGLLKSRAHDAMTKGTRLDAIPGSPPDLANLPPGCSFAPRCKLALPACSEATPEPVAVGAGHEARCFRTDATAPVAA